The stretch of DNA ACTTTATATCCATCTGCCAAACGCCAGTTGGTTTCAGATTGAGGCTCAACACCACCAGAAGCACAGAATAAAAATACCAACCCATCCAATACACGTAAAGAACGGTTTACCTCAACCGTAAAATCAACGTGACCAGGAGTATCGATAATGTTTACTGCATATTTTTTATCTTTCCAAGGCCATTCGGTCTTGGTAGCAGCAGATGTAATAGTGATACCACGCTCTTGTTCTTGCTCCATCCAGTCCATTGTAGCAGCACCATCGTGTACTTCACCAATTTTGTGACTAATACCTGTATAATACAGAACACGTTCTGTAGTAGTGGTTTTCCCTGCATCAATATGTGCAGCAATACCAATATTTCGCGTATAGGTTAAATCTATTTTTGCCATGACTTATAATAGTGGCTTAAATTTTATATAAAAATTGATTAATAAAATATCTAGGATATGTGTCTTGTCAAGGCGGCTAACAATTACCTTAACAAACTTCGTCAAATTATAATTATTTAGACTTAGTTCTTTTGCGACCAAAATGAGCAAATGCTCTATTTGATTCAGCCATTTTGTGTGTATCTTCTTTCTTTTTTACAGCAGAGCCTTCGCCTTTAGATGCTGCAAGTAGTTCAGCAGCTAATTTAGAAGCGATGCCTTTACCACTGCGTTGGCGAGAGTATTTGATTGTCCATTTCATTGCCACTGAGAGACGGCGTTCTGGACGGATTTCGGTAGGAATTTGGAAAGTAGCACCACCAATACGACGAGAGCGTACTTCAAGGGCTGGCATTACGTTCTTAATTGCTTTTTGGAAAATTTCGTGAGCAGATTCCCCAGTTTTTTCTTCCAAAATATCCATAGCTTGATAAAAAGCTCTGAATGCGGTACTTTTCTTACCGTCTAACATTAACATGTTTACGAAACGTGTTACTTGCTTATCACCATAACGAGGATCTGGTGCGACTTGGCGCACTTTTGGTTTTCTCTTTCTCATCTTCTTGTTAAATCTTTTTAGCTGTTGTTTGAGTCCAGACAATCCATCTTTAACTCAATCTTCAGTCCCGACTTATTCAGAACTTAGTCAACGTATGATCTTTTATATCGTTAATTCTTATTGAAACTCTCTTTACTTCTTAGCAGCTTTAGGACGCTTAGTACCGTAGCGAGAACGAGCTTGTTTTCTATCGGCAACACCAGCAGTATCTAACGCACCACGAACAACAGTATAACGTACACCAGGCAAATCTTTCACACGACCACCACGTACCAATACGATAGAGTGTTCTTGTAAGTTATGTCCTTCACCAGGGATGTATGCAATCACCTCAATTCCGTTGGTTAAACGTACCTTTGCTACTTTACGTAACGCTGAGTTTGGTTTCTTAGGCGTAGTAGTATATACACGAGTACATACTCCACGTTTTTGAGGACATGCATCCAATGCTCTGGCTTTTGAAGCTAGCTTGATGACTTTACGTCCTTTTCTTACTAATTGATTTATTGTAGGCATTTATCAAATAATTACTACTTTTTTTCAAATCCCCCTATTAAAAGGGGTTTACTTAAGCGATTGCAAAAGTACGATTCTTTTTGATAAAAAGAAAATAAAAGTGTGTTTTTTTGAAAAAAAAGAAATCTACTTCTCTAATTTTCATAGTTTTTATTGATCTTATTAAAAATTTTAAAATAATTCCTTGACTTAGCTGGATGTTTTAAACCAACAATACCTTACATCCTCATAAAATCTTTTTTCTCTGAAAAGCACTTTATTCTTTTTTTTCAGAATTGTCTTATAATAAAATTTGCCTCCCCCCCCTTCTCCCCCAAGCATTTTTTTTTGAGTTAAGCATTGACCCTTATCAATGCCCCTAGTTATATGTAATTTTTAACAATATACCATATTAATTCACCAATTAATTGTAGTTGCCTATGACCTCAATAATAGACCTTTCAAAAACAATAGAATACAAAAAAGAAGATCCTTGGTTCATGCGAATCAAAATCAAGCAATTCCCGCATGCCAAAAGCTTAAAATTAATTCGTTTCATCTTAAAAATGCCCAAAAAATTACTTCCTTCTAAGTTTAAGGGTTGGGCAGATGACAAAATCAAAAACATGGGTGTGCACTCTACTACACATATTGATGCTCCTTGGCATTATGGACCTATTGTAGAGGGCAAAAAAGCCAAAACCATTGACGAAATTCCCTTAGAATGGTTGTATGCAGATGGTGTGGTTATTGATATGAGTCACAAAAAAGATTTTGAAGTAATCACTATCGAAGACCTAGAAAGTAGCCTAAAAGCGACCAACACAACGCTTCAGCCTGGCAATATTGTATTGATTCGCACCGATCGGGACCAACTAAAAGGGAAAGCCTTTTTTGAGCGAGGTACAGGTATGGGCAAAGCCGCAACTGAATGGTTAATAAAACAAGGAATAAAAGTAATGGGAATTGACCAATGGGGCTGGGATTTACCTTTGGGGTATTTAGCTCAACAAGCCAAAAAGACCAATAATCGAGAACTGTTTTGGGAAGGGCATTTAGTTGGTTTAGATTATGAATATTTACACATGGAACAACTCACCAACCTAAAAGCATTACCCCCACATGGATTTAAAATTGCTGTTTTTCCACTCAAAATCAAAGGTGGCTCAGCGGCACCTGCTCGTGTTGTTGCTATCCTAGAAAATTAAATAGCCGCATTTACTCAAAGATGTGATCGGTCATATAGCCGATCACATCTTCAATTTTTTCTATTCTAACCTAGACAAATCGTCTAGAATGTTCTCTCCATAAAATTTATCTTTTTCTGGCTTAGGTGGCAATTTATCTTCTGTTATAAAATACAACAAAGCAGAAACAGCACTAGCAGTCAAACACAGCCCTCTCCACCAATACCTAGTTTCTCTCATGTCTGGATTGCCATCATTAATGTAAACAAAGGTTCCGTATAAAAAGAACACGATCATAAGCCACTTATAAGTAGTCAGAATGACATTTGTCTCCTCCGCCCAAACAATTAATAACAATGATCCAATTGTTGCTACGACTAGTATTGCATGGTAAGTATTTTCAGGATAATCCTTATCTACCCCTTCATAATTTCCCCAACCAACGCTCCTTATCTCTTCCAGTATTCCATTATCCATTTGTAGAAAATAATTCCCTAAAAGGAGCAAACTTAGATACCCAAGAGCATTAAAAGCCCAAATATATTTAAGCCTAAGGTCTACTACTCGTACAATAAGCCAGTCCAAGCAAAACACTACCGACAAAATAATTTGGAGGCTTGCCGAAAATACCCATCCAATCTTAGCTTCTTGGAGAGAAATTCTACCATCTGACCAATACAACAACACATAGCTGATAAAAAAAAATGCAGCAAATCCCTTTAATAAAAGAGCGATTGAGGACTTTGAATCGGAAGCCATTAGCGCAAGAAAAAAAGAAACAACACTACACCCACTCCAGATTGCATAATAAGTGTTTTCAGGATAATCTAAATCTAACCCACTGTAGTTTTGCCAGCCTACACGATCAAATTCCCCCCATAACTGTTCATCTAATCCAAGATAAAAAAAACCAAGATAAAGCAAATAGGCATAAAGCAGTCCGTGTAAGCAATAAAGTACTTTCATCGTATAGAGTTTGGCGTGTTTGGTTAAGCGCTTATCAACAATCCATATCGTCTAAGGGGCTCCAAAAAATGGTTTTAAAATCGACCACTTTATTCCCTGCTACCGTTACCCCCTCTGAACGCAATAGTTCTGCCATTCTGTTCCCTCCAAAAGATGCACGTCCCGTTAGTACTCCACTTCTATTAACAACACGATGTGCTGGTACATCCTTGGGGCAATTGTTCATTGCCCAGCCAACCATCCTAACTCGACGCTTTTGTTCCAAAGCTGTAGCTATAGCCCCATAACTCGTTACTCTCCCAACAGGAATCAATCGAGTTATAGCATAAATATCTTGTATAAATTGTTCCTTATCAAATTCCATTACTTTCTTAGTTTTGCTCCAATTCTATCCGCTCATTATTCAGTGGATGTTTTGACTTAATAGTATAGTGGAGTATTATTGACTATAAATCATCTAAAATTTCGTCTTCATAGAATGGCTTCAAAGTAGGAGCATGATCGATTTTTTTTCGAGCAAGTATTACCCAGCCCCAACCTGCTACAATATAAAGATTCCATGCCCATAAAGATTCGTCGAGCGCAATTCCTCTTGGGCTACAGAACATAGCTAGAGCAAAAAGAGTAAACACCGTACTTAGTAGCATCCAAAATTGCCCCATTTTTCGCAATCGAGAAATTGTTTTTGCTCCTACCAAAATAGAAAAGACACAGAAAATAACTGCAACAATAGCAAAATGGGCGCTAGGCTCACCATAAGGTCCTGCTTCATATCCAAACTCAAAAAATATAGCCACCAATTGTTCTTGCTTACTCTTTAAGTTTTCTCCAATGAGATAAAGAATAAATCCTAAAAAAGCATTTAGAGCATATAAATTTTTCATGAACCTTACTTTTGATCAAGAATAGATTATATGACCACTCAAAACGCCTCTCATTTTAATTTTAAAATCCACCCCATCAAAACGTTAAGTAGCCCATTAGACCTCCTCTTCTGCTCTCATCATCAAACTATAAGCATTCAGCCACATTCCCAAAACAATATAGGGGCCATAAATCAACAGCATATCTTGCATTTGTACAGCTCCTTCTCCAACCAAAGTACCAATTGAATAAGCCAAAAGTACAATAGCCAGTATTAGCATCACAATGCCAATCTTAGGCATTCTATAAAAGGTTTTTTGTCCTACATAAGCTGCAAAAACGGTGCAAAGGCACCCCAATATGGCATAAGCAGAAGAGGCCCATTCATAACTATCCCCATTTGGACGAAATCCTTCTAAAAAAGCTTTCTCCTCCTCATTAAGATGCACACCTGCATAAAAGAGAATTACAATTAAAAAAATATTAATGATATATAACTTCCTCAATTTTTGCTCTTTATTGTTAATAAAATATCCCTTATAAAGTTTCTTATCCCACCTAAAGTAAATATACCATAAACTATTCTTTTGATTAGAAAGAATGTGTTAAATGTTAAAGAAGCTCTACAAGAGTGTAAATATAGTTAAAGCCTAAAAAATACAGCAGGTATAACAAAGTTATCTCGTCATCTATTAATGATCTAATAGACTTAGCTTTTGTTAGTCCAATAAGAAAAAATACTTAGTAACAAGGTTAACGATCTAACAATTGCTGCTATATTTTATTATAAAGCGGAATTTTTTCTCTTTTATTATCACTTCGCCATAAAATCTGTATTTTTGCAAACTTTCCAGTATTTAGTATTAAAATGAAGAACTATGGCCAGTCTTAAAGATGAAATTGAAAAGCGTAGAACATTTGCCGTTATTGCACATCCTGATGGGGGTAAAACTACTTTAACAGAAAAACTATTGCTTTTTGGAGGTGCTATTCAGGTAGCAGGAGCTGTCAAATCTAATAAAATCAAGAAGTCTACAACTTCTGACTTTATGGAAATAGAAAAACAACGTGGAATTTCTGTAGCGACTTCTGTTATGGGGTTTAACTATAGAGCCTGTAACATTAATATTTTAGATACCCCTGGTCACAAAGATTTTGCAGAGGATACCTACCGCACCTTAACAGCCGTTGATAGTGTTATTGTTGTGATTGATGTTGCGAAGGGGGTTGAGGAACAAACTGAGAAATTGGTAGAGGTTTGTCGTATGAGAGATACTCCAGTTATTGTTTTCGTCAATAAGATGGATAGAGAAGGAAAAGACGGTTTTGATCTGCTGGATGAAATAGAAGAAAAGCTACAACTTACAACTTGTCCGCTCAGTTGGCCAATAGGAATGGGACAAGATTTTAAAGGTGTATACAACTTATACCAAAAACAGCTCAATCTTTTTGCTCCGAATACTAAGTATGGCAATATTTTGGAATTTAATGATATTAGCCTTCCTGATCTAGAACAACACATTGGAGATGATGCAGCAGAAACGCTTCGAGAAGAAGTAGAAACGATTGAGGAAGTTTATCCCTCTTTTGATCGAGAGCAATATCTAGCAGGAAAGCTATCTCCTGTTTTCTTTGGTTCTGCTATTAACAACTTTGGGGTAAAAGAATTATTGGATTGTTTTATTGAAATAGCCCCCTCTCCTGTTCATTTCAAAACAGAAGAACGCATAATAGATCCTTACGAGAATAAATTCTCTGGCTTTGTATTTAAAATCCATGCCAATATGGACCCTCGCCATAGAGATAGAATTGCGTTTTTGAGAGTGTGCTCTGGAACTTTCCAGCGTAATACCAATTATCTTCATGTCAGAAAAGAGAAAAAAATTAAATTCTCCAACCCAACAACCTTTATGGCTTCGAAAAAAGAAGTTGTAGACAATGCTTATCCTGGGGATATTGTAGGGCTTTATGATTCGGGGAACTTCAAAATCGGAGATACACTAACAGAAGGAGAAGTTTTACACTTCAAAGGCATTCCAAGTTTTTCTCCCGAACAGTTCAAATACATTGAAAATGCAAATCCTATGAAATCGAAACAATTGGCAAAAGGTATTCGTCAATTGATGGATGAAGGGGTTGCACAGCTCTTTACAAAAAACACCAACAACCGAAAAATTATAGGTACAGTAGGACAGCTCCAATTCGAAGTACTCCAATATCGTCTAAAACACGAATATGGCGCCAGTTGTCGTTATGAGCCGATACAACTATACAAGGCTTGTTGGATAACAAGTGATAACACGGCGAAATTAAGCGAATTCATTCGTAAAAAAGCCAATTATATGGCAAAAGATAAAGAGGATAGAGATGTTTATTTAGCTGAATCTAGATGGATGCTACAGAGCGCTCAAAACGATTATCCAGAACTAGAATTTCATTTTACTTCTGAGTTCTAAATGTATGCTCAGAAATATGGTGCTTGGGCTTTAATTACAGGGGCAGCAATGGGATTAGGTGCTGAATTTGCGCTTCAATTAGCGCAAAAGGGCATGAATATCATTGCTGTCGATCATAATTTAGCAGCACTAAAAAAAACCGCTCACGCACTCCAAGAACAAACATCCGTACAAATTCGCCCCATTCATCTAGATTTATCTTCTGCTGATTTTTTAGAACAATTAATAGCTCAAATTAAAGACTGCGAAGTAGGCGTATTAGTCAATAATGCAGGTATTTCTAAAATCGGTTATTTCACCGCCCAATCTCCTGATTTCTTAGCCACACAACTTCATATTAACACCAAAGTAGTTTTATTGTTATCTCGCCATTTTGCCCACCAAATGCAGCAGAGACGCAAGGGTGCTATCATTATCCTATCTTCGGGAGCAGGAGAGCTTTCTAGTGCTTATAATGCCGCATATTCAGCTTCTAAAGCCTTTGATTTAAAGTTGGCAGAATCTCTATGGGCAGAATTACAACCTGATGGAATTGATGTATTAGGATTTATGCCTGGCCCCACCCGTACACCAGGTTATATCGCACAAGGAGGAGACCCACAGGGTGCTCTGGTTATCTCTACACAAGCATCCGTTCGACAAGCGTTAAAAGCATTGGGTAAATACCCTAATTATGTTGCAGGGGGGATTGGAGGACGGTTAGGGCATTTTATTTTAACCCGCTTTTTTCCTGTTTCATTACGAATCAAAATTGTCAGCAAGCAAATACAAAAAATGTTTCACCTTCCCTAAACAATAATAAGAACCCCAAACGGATGAATTAGTATAAAAACAAAAAGATTTTGCATTTATAAAATGCAAAATCTCTCCGACATCTCTATAAGAACAGAGAAGTATATTTTATAAAGAATCAAGAAGATAGACAGCAGTCTATCCTTCCATATCTTTCATTTTTTCAGTATTGTACTTCGCTTTTAGAACCTCAACTCTACGCTCAACAGAAGGCTTTACAAAATGCTTTCTAGCACGTAGTTGTTTCATTAATTGCACTTTTTTGTGCTTGTTTTTGTATCTTCTTAAAGCTCTATCGATGGACTCACCATCTTTTACGTTAATAATTAGCATGTGAAATTTTTATTTTTTTTTTGATTCTCTTTTCAAAAGTTAGAATACAAAGATAGTAAATAACTTTGATTCTAAAAGAACATCTATCTTAGAAGATAAAATTTTAATCTCTAAAAGATTAAAAAAAAGGATTTATCCTAAGATAAACCCTTTTTTAGCGCCCTCAACTGGGCTCGAACCAGTGACCCTCTGATTAACAGTCAGATGCTCTAACCAACTGAGCTATGAAGGCGTTACTCTAAGAGAGCGATGCAAATATACGGCAGTTTTTCACTTCTCCAAAGCTTTTGAGAAAAAAAATTAAAAAAAATTAAAAAAAAATATCGCCCCAAATCACAACACACAGATTATCAGGGTTTTCTATTTTTTTATTTTTTTTGCATTTTTTTTAAAAAAGTTATTTACCCATAAAAAATGCAGTATTGTGCCCCACAATAAATAGAGTTTGTTATTTTTGTGATGTTTTAACACTATTAGAGTTGATGAGTTATGGTTTTTGAGACAACAAGGAACACCAAACACCTCATAATCATTAAATTAACTCTAGTTTGCTAATAAATTCTAGTTGTTAATCACATAAAATTCATCTAGAATTTCATTTTTTTTGAATATAAAGAATAGCAAACAGTAATCTTACAAATAAAAAAAATAAATTATTATGAGTTTATTGGTTTTGGGTACGGTAGCATTTGACACCATTGAGACCCCTTTTGGCAAAGCAGATCGTATTATTGGTGGAGCAGGTACTTATGTAGCATGGGCTAGCTCTCATTTTTATAGTGACATCAAGCTAGTTTCTGTAATTGGAGGTGATTTTCCCGATTCGGAATTAAACGCACTAAAAGATAGAGGAGTTAATATGGATGGACTAGAGGTAAGACAAGATGAAAAATCTTTCTTCTGGGCTGGTCGTTATCACAATAATATGAACTCTAGAGATACTTTGGCTACTGAACTCAATGTACTCGAAAACTATGCTCCTGTATTGCCTGAGTCAATCAAAAACGTAGATTACCTAATGTTGGGTAATTTTGCACCTGCTGTTCAAAAAAGTGTTTTGGATCAATTAGAGTCACGTCCTAAGTTGGTTGCTATGGATACCATGAACTTTTGGATGGATATTGCAATGGATGATTTAAAAGCGGTTGTAAAAGAAGTTGATGTATTGACCATCAATGATGAAGAAGCACGTCAACTTTCTGGAGAATATTCTCTAGTAAAAGCAGCACAGGTAATTTTAGAAATGGGTCCTACTCATTTGATTATCAAAAAAGGAGAACATGGCGCTTTGTTGTTCCACAAAGAAGGAATGTTCTATGTTCCAGCTCTGCCATTAGAAGAAGTTTTTGATCCAACAGGTGCGGGCGATACCTTTGCTGGTGGATTCATGGGGTATTTGGCAAAAACAGATGATTTTTCTTTTGAAAACATGAAGCGTGCTTTGGTTTATGGTTCTGTTGTAGCTTCTTATTGCGTAGAAGAATTTGGACCAAACAAATTGAAAGAGATCAGCATAGATGACATCCGAAATAGAACCAATGAATTTCTTGGATTGATGGATATTTCAATGCCTGTTTTGGCTTAATTAGAAGTCATTCAAAAACGATAAATAACTATACTTTAGCTCCATCAACACTGTTTGGTGGGGCTTTTTTTTATATTCTAACCTAAATCATCTATATTAGCCAGAAGTCCTTTGATATACTTAGCAAAAAAAAAAGGACTTATGCATATAATAAAAAATACTCTAGTAGACGTTAAAGAGTTTAAACTACCCCAAAGAGAATTTAACTTTTCTCTTTGAAAAACTCGTTCTCTATGCTCTATTTATTGACCTTTTAACTTACTATTCTAATGAAGAAAATACTTCTTTCTTTAGCACTTATTCCTATTCTTGTGCTAATTTCTGCATTTAAGCCCACTTCTACTATTGTACAGTTTGAGGCAGCTAATTGGGAAAGTTCTAAATCTAGAGCCATCTCAGAAGGCAAATTATACTTTGTTGATTTTGATGCTAGTTATTGTGCTACTTGTCGCAATATGGACGAAAGTACCTATATGGACGAAAGACTAGCCAACTACATCAGTGACAATGTTGTTGCTTTACGTGTTGATGTCCAAGATTTTGACGGGGTAATGTGGTCGCAACAATATGAAGTGGAGGCTCTGCCAACCATGTTAGTCTTCAATGAGCAAGGACAGTTGGTAAAACGATTAGTAGGTTATCAAAGTGCAACAGATTTGATTAAAGAATTTGCAGCAATCAAAACAATAGCTCCTACCCCATCTCCTGCTGTTAATACAGCTCCAACACCTCAACCTATTGCCGCAGACAAACCGATGCCCAAAACGAATGCAACAAACAATCCTACCATTAGCTCAGAGCAGCCCACGGATTTAAATACAGTTGCCGCAAATTCGGTAGAGGAAGAAGAAAAGGCACAAACTGGTTTAGGTTTGTACGAAATTGCTGTTCGCAAGCAAGAATCCAATGGTTATGGCGTGCAAATTGGCGTATTCA from Aureispira anguillae encodes:
- the rpsG gene encoding 30S ribosomal protein S7, whose translation is MRKRKPKVRQVAPDPRYGDKQVTRFVNMLMLDGKKSTAFRAFYQAMDILEEKTGESAHEIFQKAIKNVMPALEVRSRRIGGATFQIPTEIRPERRLSVAMKWTIKYSRQRSGKGIASKLAAELLAASKGEGSAVKKKEDTHKMAESNRAFAHFGRKRTKSK
- the rpsL gene encoding 30S ribosomal protein S12 is translated as MPTINQLVRKGRKVIKLASKARALDACPQKRGVCTRVYTTTPKKPNSALRKVAKVRLTNGIEVIAYIPGEGHNLQEHSIVLVRGGRVKDLPGVRYTVVRGALDTAGVADRKQARSRYGTKRPKAAKK
- a CDS encoding cyclase family protein, whose protein sequence is MTSIIDLSKTIEYKKEDPWFMRIKIKQFPHAKSLKLIRFILKMPKKLLPSKFKGWADDKIKNMGVHSTTHIDAPWHYGPIVEGKKAKTIDEIPLEWLYADGVVIDMSHKKDFEVITIEDLESSLKATNTTLQPGNIVLIRTDRDQLKGKAFFERGTGMGKAATEWLIKQGIKVMGIDQWGWDLPLGYLAQQAKKTNNRELFWEGHLVGLDYEYLHMEQLTNLKALPPHGFKIAVFPLKIKGGSAAPARVVAILEN
- a CDS encoding MGMT family protein; amino-acid sequence: MEFDKEQFIQDIYAITRLIPVGRVTSYGAIATALEQKRRVRMVGWAMNNCPKDVPAHRVVNRSGVLTGRASFGGNRMAELLRSEGVTVAGNKVVDFKTIFWSPLDDMDC
- a CDS encoding peptide chain release factor 3; amino-acid sequence: MASLKDEIEKRRTFAVIAHPDGGKTTLTEKLLLFGGAIQVAGAVKSNKIKKSTTSDFMEIEKQRGISVATSVMGFNYRACNINILDTPGHKDFAEDTYRTLTAVDSVIVVIDVAKGVEEQTEKLVEVCRMRDTPVIVFVNKMDREGKDGFDLLDEIEEKLQLTTCPLSWPIGMGQDFKGVYNLYQKQLNLFAPNTKYGNILEFNDISLPDLEQHIGDDAAETLREEVETIEEVYPSFDREQYLAGKLSPVFFGSAINNFGVKELLDCFIEIAPSPVHFKTEERIIDPYENKFSGFVFKIHANMDPRHRDRIAFLRVCSGTFQRNTNYLHVRKEKKIKFSNPTTFMASKKEVVDNAYPGDIVGLYDSGNFKIGDTLTEGEVLHFKGIPSFSPEQFKYIENANPMKSKQLAKGIRQLMDEGVAQLFTKNTNNRKIIGTVGQLQFEVLQYRLKHEYGASCRYEPIQLYKACWITSDNTAKLSEFIRKKANYMAKDKEDRDVYLAESRWMLQSAQNDYPELEFHFTSEF
- a CDS encoding SDR family NAD(P)-dependent oxidoreductase, yielding MYAQKYGAWALITGAAMGLGAEFALQLAQKGMNIIAVDHNLAALKKTAHALQEQTSVQIRPIHLDLSSADFLEQLIAQIKDCEVGVLVNNAGISKIGYFTAQSPDFLATQLHINTKVVLLLSRHFAHQMQQRRKGAIIILSSGAGELSSAYNAAYSASKAFDLKLAESLWAELQPDGIDVLGFMPGPTRTPGYIAQGGDPQGALVISTQASVRQALKALGKYPNYVAGGIGGRLGHFILTRFFPVSLRIKIVSKQIQKMFHLP
- the rpsU gene encoding 30S ribosomal protein S21 translates to MLIINVKDGESIDRALRRYKNKHKKVQLMKQLRARKHFVKPSVERRVEVLKAKYNTEKMKDMEG
- a CDS encoding PfkB family carbohydrate kinase, with amino-acid sequence MSLLVLGTVAFDTIETPFGKADRIIGGAGTYVAWASSHFYSDIKLVSVIGGDFPDSELNALKDRGVNMDGLEVRQDEKSFFWAGRYHNNMNSRDTLATELNVLENYAPVLPESIKNVDYLMLGNFAPAVQKSVLDQLESRPKLVAMDTMNFWMDIAMDDLKAVVKEVDVLTINDEEARQLSGEYSLVKAAQVILEMGPTHLIIKKGEHGALLFHKEGMFYVPALPLEEVFDPTGAGDTFAGGFMGYLAKTDDFSFENMKRALVYGSVVASYCVEEFGPNKLKEISIDDIRNRTNEFLGLMDISMPVLA
- a CDS encoding thioredoxin domain-containing protein, with product MKKILLSLALIPILVLISAFKPTSTIVQFEAANWESSKSRAISEGKLYFVDFDASYCATCRNMDESTYMDERLANYISDNVVALRVDVQDFDGVMWSQQYEVEALPTMLVFNEQGQLVKRLVGYQSATDLIKEFAAIKTIAPTPSPAVNTAPTPQPIAADKPMPKTNATNNPTISSEQPTDLNTVAANSVEEEEKAQTGLGLYEIAVRKQESNGYGVQIGVFSTYETVLTQASKFKRKYSKKTLIHIDEHNGSVVYKLLLGAFKSRRDAAYFRNDLRRDNIDGLVKDLSVMK